The DNA region GCGTTCTCGCCGGTGAGCAGGGTGGCCTGGCCCGTCGCGGACTGCGGCCGGCCCGCCACGCCCAGGCAGGCGTCGGCCAGCGCCGCCCGGCCGCCGCGCGGCAGGGGCGCGCCGCCGCCGTCGGCGAAGCGCGAGAGCAGGAAGTCCCCGCGGGCGAGCGGGTTCCGCGCCGGGTCGCGGTCGCCCGCGCCCACCCCGTCCACGAACACGAAGAGCGCCGTCACCCCGGGATCATAACGCGCCGCCCCGCGCCCCACCCGCCGCGCGCCGGACGCCCCGCCGCCCCCCGAGACTCCGGGTCGCCCCGGCGCTATCCTCCCGCCGCCTCCGGCCCCCCGAGCGCGCGCACCATGCCCAGACTCCCGGACTTCCCCGCCGACTGCACCATCACCTTCGACGGCCGCGCCGTGCCGGCGCGCCGCGGCGAGTCGATCGCCTCGGCGCTGCTCGCGGCGGGCCGGCCACTCCTGGCGCGGAGCGCCAAGTACCACCGCCCGCGCGGCCCGTTCTGCCTGGCGGGCTCCTGCGGCAGCTGCCTGGTGCGGGTGGACGGCCTCCCGGACCAGCGCGCCTGCCGGACCGCCTGCGCGGACGGCCTCTCGGTCGAGACGCAGAACGCGCTGCCCGACGCCGCGCACGACCTGCTCGGCGTCATCGACCGCGCGTTCCCGCACGGCCTCGACCACCACCACCTCGCCACCTGGAACCCGCTCGCGAACCGCGCCGCGGTGGCCTTCTCGCGCCAGCTCGCCGGCCTCGGGAAGCTCCCCGGGCCGGAGCGCGCCACGGGTCCGCTGCCGCCCGCGCCGCGCGAGGAGGCGTTCGACGCGCTGGTGGTGGGGGCCGGGCCGGCCGGGCTCGCCGCGGCCGAGGCGCTGGCCGGCGCCGGGCGGCGCGTGCTCCTCGCCGACGCGGAGCCGGCGCCGGGCGGGCGGCTGCGCTGCCGGCTCGAGCTCGCCGGCGATCCGCCGCTGGCGTGGGCCGGGGAGGTGGCCGCGCAGGTGGCGGCGTCCGGGGGCGAGGTGGCCTCCGGGACGACGGTGCTCGGCCTCTGGCGCGACGGCGGCGCCCCGCTGGCCGCGCTCGCCCCGGCGTCGGGCGCGCTGCGCCTGGTGCGGCCGCGGGCGATCCTCGTCTGCGCGGGCGGCCACCCGCAGCCGCCCGGCCTCGAGGACGACGATCGGCCCGGCGTCCTCGCCGGCCGCGGGGTGGCGCGCGCGCTCGCCGAGCACGGGGTGGTGCCGGGCCACCGCGCGGTGGTGCTGGGCGCCGGGCGCGAGCCGGAGGCGCTCGCGGCCCGGCTCGCGGCGGCGGGCGTGGAGGTGGAGCGGGTGGAGGCGGCGGAGGGGCGCGTGCTCGGGCGGGCCCGGGTGCGCGGCCTCGCGCTCGCGGACGGCCGGCGCGTGCGCTGCGACGTGCTCGCGGTGGCGACGCCGCCGGCGCCGGCGACCGAGCTGGCGCGGTCGCTGGGGGCGCCGGTGGCGCTCGACCCGGCGCTGGGCGCGTTCGCGCTCCAGGTGGACGCGCGGGGTCGGACCGGGGTGCCGGGGCTCCTCGCCGCGGGCGAGGTGACGGGGGCGATGGACGCGGCGCGCGCGGCCGAGGCCGGGCGGCGCGCGGGGGAGGCGGCCCGTGGGTAAGCGGCTGGTCTGCGCGTGCGAGGACGTGTCGCTGGACGAGGTGCGCCGCGCGTTCGCGGCGGGCCACCGCGACCTCGAGTCGGTGAAGCGGGTCACCGGGCTCGGCACCGGCCCGTGCCAGGGCAAGTCGTGCGTGGCGCGGGTCGCCCAGGAGCTGCTCCGGCTCGGCGCCACGCCGGCGGAGATCCAGCCGTTCACCGCCCGCACCCCGGTCCAGCCGGTGCCGCTCGCGGCGCTGGCCGCGCTCGATCCCGCCGGCCTGCCGCTCGACGACGGCGTGCCCCTCGCGCCGCCCGGCGCCGAGCCGCCCGGGCCGGCCGCGCACCCGCAGGCGGATCCGCTCCCGCCGCGCGCCGACGTGGTGATCGTGGGCGGCGGCATCCAGGGGCTGTCGATCGCGTACGAGCTGGCGCGGCGCGGCGTGCGCGACGTGCTGGTGCTGGAGCAGGGCTACCTGAACGCGGGCGCCTCCGGGCGCAACGGCGGCGGCGTCCGCGCCCAGTGGACCACCCCCACCATGATCCGCCTCGCTAGCCGCTCGCTCGAGCTGTGCGACCGGTTCGCGGTGGAGATGGGCATCAACGTCTGGTTCCGCCGCAGCGGCTACCTGTTCCTCGCGCCCACCGCCGAGCAGGTCTCGCGCATCGAGCGGAACGCCGAGCTGCACCGGCGCGAGGGGCTGCGCACCCGGGTCGTCGGGCCGGACGAGGCGCTGCAGGTGGTGCCGGAGCTGGACCCGCGCCGCTTCCGCGCGGCCGCCTGGAACCCGGACGACGGCGTGGTGTTCCCCTGGCCGTTCCTGTGGGGCTACGCGTCGCGCGCCGAGGCGCTCGGCGCCAAGGTCCGGACGTTCACGCGCGTGACCGGCTTCGACACCGCCGGCCCGCGGGTGACCGCGGTGCGCACCGATCGCGGCCGGGTGGCCTGCGAGCTGGTGGTCGTGGCGGCCGGCGCCTGGTCGCGCGACGTGGCGGCGCTCGCCGGGGTCTCGCTCCCGAACCGCCCCACCCGCCACGAGATCCTGGTGACCGAGCCGCTCAAGCCCTGGCTCGGGCCGCTCGTGTCCGTGCTGGGGAACGGCCTCTACTTCTCGCAGTCGCAGCGCGGCGAGATCGTGGGCGGCATGGGGGATCCCGACGAGCCGGAGGGCGTGGTGCAGGGCTCGACGCTGCGCTTCCTGGCCCGGTTCGCGCGCGCGGCGGTGGAGACGGTGCCGCGGCTCGGCGAGGTGAAGGTGATCCGGCAGTGGGCGGGCTGCTACGACGTCACGCCCGACAACAACCCGGTGCTGGGTCCCGCCGGCTTCGAGAACTTCCACCAGTGCTCCGGCTTCGTCGGGCACGGGTTCATGATGGCGCCCGCGGTGGCCGAGCGGTACGCCGACTGGCTCGCCGGGCGGGGCAAGGACGAGATCTTCGAGCGCTTCACGCTGGGACGATTCGAGTCCGGCGCCGTCGCCCGGGAGGACTTCATCATCGGGTAGCGGTAATCTGCCCGGATGCCACTCGGGAAGAAGATCGCGTTCCTCGGGACGGGGAACATGGCCGAGGCCCTCGTGAAGGGCCTGCTGCGCGCCGGCACCGCCACCCGCGAGGAGATCCTCTGCTCGGAGCCGCGGGCCGAGCGCCGGGCGGAGATCCAGGCGCGCTACGGGGTGGAGACCTCCGGCGACAACCGCGCGCTGGCCGAGCGCGCCGACATCGTGGTCATCTCGGTGAAGCCGCAGACCATCGAGCACCTGCTGGTGGAGATCGCCCCGGCCATCGACCACCGGAAGCTCGTGGTCTCCATCGCGGCCGGCATCCCCATCCTCGCCATCGCCCGCAAGCTCGGCGCCGGCGTCCGCATCGTCCGCGTGATGCCCAACACGCCGGCGCTGGTGGGCGCGGGCGCGACCGCGCTCGCCCGCGGCGCCCACGCCACCGACGCCGACCTGGAGCAGGCGCGCGCGCTGTTCCAGTCGGTCGGCACCACCGAGGTGGTGGAGGAGCCGCTGCTCGACGCGGTGACCGGGCTCTCCGGGTCCGGCCCGGCCTTCGTGTTCCTCGCCATCGAGGCGCTGGCCGACGGCGGCGTGAAGGTCGGCCTGGCGCGGCCGGTGGCGATGGCGCTCGCGGCGCAGACGGTGCTCGGCTCGGCGAAGCTCGTGCTCGAGACCGGCGAGCACCCCGGGCGGCTCAAGGACCAGGTGACCAGCCCGGGCGGCACCGCCATCGCCGGCGTCCACGCGCTGGAGATGGGCGGGCTCCGCGCCGCGCTCATCGCCGCGGTGGAGGCCGCCACCCGCCGCTCGCGCGAGCTGGGCGAGAAGGCGGCCAAGTGACGCGCGCCCGCCTCGCGGCGATCGCCGCCGCGCTCGCGCTCGCCGGCTGCCGCGCCACCGCGGGCGCGGTGCTGCGCGTGGATCCCCCGCCGTCCGAGCCGGGCGCGGTCGCCGACGCGCAGCAGTACCGGATCGCGCGCGCCATCCGCGACGTGGTCGCGACCGACCGCATGGAGTGCCGCGACGGCTCCGGCCCGGTGCTGCTCTCCTGCTTCCCGGCCGACGTGGGCACGCGCACCGCGCAGGTGACGATCCAGCTCGAGCGCTCCGGCTCCGGCTACCAGGTGAGCCTGCTGGAGTCGTTCCTGGCGCTGGGCGGGCCGAAGGCGCTCTGCGCCATGCAGGATCGGCTGATCCGCGGCATCGACGCCGAGCTGGGCGTGCCCAGCGCGCGGCCGGATCCCAGGGGCCGCTGCGCCGGGCAAGCACCGCGGTAGCGCGTCAGCGCGCGCCGCCGAGCATCGCGTCCCAGCGCCGCTGCATCTCCTCGGGCGACACCTCCTCGATGGAGTGGCCGAGCAGCCACTCGTGGCCGAACGGATCGCGCACCGTGCCGCTCCGCTCGCCGTAGAACGCGTCGGCGGCGGGCCGCACCAGCGTCGCGCCGGCGGCCACCGCGCGGGCGATGGCGCGGTCGGCGTCGTCCACGTGCAGGTGGATGCAGAACGTGGTGCCGCCCACGCTCTCCGGCCCGCGCAGCCCGTGCTCCGGGTACTCGTCGGAGAGCATCACCGTGGCGGCGCCGAAGTCGAGCTCGACGTGCCCGACGCGCCCGCCGGGCTCGACGAGCCGGAACTTCTCCTTCGCGCCGAACGCCTCGGCGTAGAACGCGACCGCTCGCGCGGCCCCCCGCACGCGCAGGTACGGGAACAGCTCCTTGATGTGCATGGTCGTCCTCCTCGCCCGGTGAACCTACGGGCGCGCGGGCAGACCGTCTTGAAGGAATCTGACCTTCAGCGCGGCCCTGAAGGGCCGAGCGGCAGGTGGTTCGGGAACGGCGTCGCGAGCCGGCGGAACCGGGCCGGGGGGACGCCGGCGAGCGCGAGGAACTCGCGCCCGAGGTGGGCCTGGTCGGCGTAGCCGCAGGCGAGCGCGATCTCGGCCACCGGCGCCGGCGAGCCGCGCAGGGCCGCCGCGGCCCGCTGGAACCGGAGCACCCGCGCGTACGCCTTCGGCGCGAGGCCGACCGCGTCGCGGAACAGCGCCACGAGGTGCCGGTGGCTGTGGCCGGTCCGGGCGACCACCGCCGCGACCTCCTCGGACGGCAGGCGCGCGAGCGCCTCCGCCACCGCCGGGTGGAGCGCCGTGACCCGCGGCAGCCGGGCGGCGAGCAGGACCTCGAGCAGGTCCAGCCGGCGCGCCGGATCGCGCGCGAGCGCGAGCCGCTCGGACAGCTCCGCGGCCGGGGCGTCGCCCCAAAGTACGGCGAGCGCGGTGTGGCGGCCGGCCAGCTCGCCCGCGCCGGCGCCGAAGAGCAGCCGGGCCGCGCCGGGGCGGAGCATCGCGCCCACCGAGCGCGCGCCCGGCGAGCGGTCGCGCAGGTAGGGCGCGGCCCGGGCGCCGCCCACCACGGCGAGGCCGACCGCCTTGCCTGCCGCGTCGTCGGGGCCGTCGTAGACGCGCACCGGGGCGCCCGCGGCGCGGACGGCGAGGTGCATCGCGCCGGTGGGCAGCAGCCGCTCGCGGCCGGCGTCACCCGCCGCGTCGGCGTCCTCGGACGCCCAGAGCCGCGCCACGAACGGCCGCAGCGCGGGGATGGGGAGGCGCTGGATCATCGGCTACTCGGTGGTCTCGCAGCTGCCCCAGCCGCAGCGCGGGCAGGTGCGGCAGCCGCCGGAGAGCGAGACCGGCCCCTCGCACTGCGGGCACAGCTCGCCGTTTCGCGTGGCGCCGCTCACCAGCACCTGCTTCTCCCGGGACCCGTCGCGGTAGACGGTGATGCCCTTGCAGCCCAGCTCGAACGCGAGCCGGTAGGCGCCCGCCACGTCCTCGACCGTGGCGGTCCGCGGCAGGTTGATGGTCTTCGAGACCCCGTTGTCCACGTGGCGCTGGAAGGCGGCCTGCATGCGCACGTGCGCCTCGGGCGCCACGTCGTGCGCGGTCGCGAAGACCCGCGCCACCGCCTCCGGGACGCCGGCCACCCCGCGGGCCCGCCCGGCCGCGCGCACCGCCGGCAGCGCGGCCTCGGCCCCCGCCGCGAGCAGCGCGCGCCCGAGCGCCGGGTGCTCCTCCGGCAGCGCCGCGTCGCCGAGCGCGTGCCGCACGTAGGTGAGCGCGAAGAGCGGCTCGATGCCCGAGGAGCAGCCCGCGATGATGGCGAGCGTGCCGGTGGGCGCGATGGTGGTGACGGTGGCGTTTCGGCGGGGGCGGCCGCCGGCGCGCGCGGGCGCGCTGCTCGCGAAGCCCGGGAACGCGCCGCGCTCGGCGGCCAGCGCCTCGCTCGCCGCGTGCGCCTCGCGCTGCACGAACCCCATCACCTCGCCGGCCAGCGCCAGCGCCTCCGGCGCGTCGTACGGGATCCCGAGCGCGACGAGCAGGTCCGCCCAGCCCATGACGCCCAGGCCGATCTTCCGGTTCCGCCGCGAGATCTCCGCGATCTGCGGCAGCGGCCAGACGTTCACCTCGAGCACGTCGTCGAGCAGCCGCACGCCCTCGCGCACGCACGCGCCGAGCCGCTCGTGGTCCACCCGCCCTCCCCGCTCGAAGCGCGCCAGGTTCACCGAGCCGAGCGTGCAGGCCTCGAACGGCAGGAGCGGCTGCTCGCCGCACGGGTTCACCGCCTCGAACCGGCCCAGATCCGGCGTGGGGTTGGCCGCCTCCACCCGGTCGAGGAACACCAGCCCCGGCTCGCCCGACGCCCACGCCGACGCGGCGATCCGCTCCAGGAGCGCGCCCGCGTCCACCTCTCGCACCACCGCGCCGCCGCGCG from Anaeromyxobacter dehalogenans 2CP-C includes:
- a CDS encoding 2Fe-2S iron-sulfur cluster-binding protein, coding for MPRLPDFPADCTITFDGRAVPARRGESIASALLAAGRPLLARSAKYHRPRGPFCLAGSCGSCLVRVDGLPDQRACRTACADGLSVETQNALPDAAHDLLGVIDRAFPHGLDHHHLATWNPLANRAAVAFSRQLAGLGKLPGPERATGPLPPAPREEAFDALVVGAGPAGLAAAEALAGAGRRVLLADAEPAPGGRLRCRLELAGDPPLAWAGEVAAQVAASGGEVASGTTVLGLWRDGGAPLAALAPASGALRLVRPRAILVCAGGHPQPPGLEDDDRPGVLAGRGVARALAEHGVVPGHRAVVLGAGREPEALAARLAAAGVEVERVEAAEGRVLGRARVRGLALADGRRVRCDVLAVATPPAPATELARSLGAPVALDPALGAFALQVDARGRTGVPGLLAAGEVTGAMDAARAAEAGRRAGEAARG
- a CDS encoding FAD-dependent oxidoreductase; the protein is MGKRLVCACEDVSLDEVRRAFAAGHRDLESVKRVTGLGTGPCQGKSCVARVAQELLRLGATPAEIQPFTARTPVQPVPLAALAALDPAGLPLDDGVPLAPPGAEPPGPAAHPQADPLPPRADVVIVGGGIQGLSIAYELARRGVRDVLVLEQGYLNAGASGRNGGGVRAQWTTPTMIRLASRSLELCDRFAVEMGINVWFRRSGYLFLAPTAEQVSRIERNAELHRREGLRTRVVGPDEALQVVPELDPRRFRAAAWNPDDGVVFPWPFLWGYASRAEALGAKVRTFTRVTGFDTAGPRVTAVRTDRGRVACELVVVAAGAWSRDVAALAGVSLPNRPTRHEILVTEPLKPWLGPLVSVLGNGLYFSQSQRGEIVGGMGDPDEPEGVVQGSTLRFLARFARAAVETVPRLGEVKVIRQWAGCYDVTPDNNPVLGPAGFENFHQCSGFVGHGFMMAPAVAERYADWLAGRGKDEIFERFTLGRFESGAVAREDFIIG
- the proC gene encoding pyrroline-5-carboxylate reductase; translation: MPLGKKIAFLGTGNMAEALVKGLLRAGTATREEILCSEPRAERRAEIQARYGVETSGDNRALAERADIVVISVKPQTIEHLLVEIAPAIDHRKLVVSIAAGIPILAIARKLGAGVRIVRVMPNTPALVGAGATALARGAHATDADLEQARALFQSVGTTEVVEEPLLDAVTGLSGSGPAFVFLAIEALADGGVKVGLARPVAMALAAQTVLGSAKLVLETGEHPGRLKDQVTSPGGTAIAGVHALEMGGLRAALIAAVEAATRRSRELGEKAAK
- a CDS encoding VOC family protein yields the protein MHIKELFPYLRVRGAARAVAFYAEAFGAKEKFRLVEPGGRVGHVELDFGAATVMLSDEYPEHGLRGPESVGGTTFCIHLHVDDADRAIARAVAAGATLVRPAADAFYGERSGTVRDPFGHEWLLGHSIEEVSPEEMQRRWDAMLGGAR
- a CDS encoding helix-turn-helix transcriptional regulator, producing the protein MIQRLPIPALRPFVARLWASEDADAAGDAGRERLLPTGAMHLAVRAAGAPVRVYDGPDDAAGKAVGLAVVGGARAAPYLRDRSPGARSVGAMLRPGAARLLFGAGAGELAGRHTALAVLWGDAPAAELSERLALARDPARRLDLLEVLLAARLPRVTALHPAVAEALARLPSEEVAAVVARTGHSHRHLVALFRDAVGLAPKAYARVLRFQRAAAALRGSPAPVAEIALACGYADQAHLGREFLALAGVPPARFRRLATPFPNHLPLGPSGPR
- a CDS encoding adenosylcobalamin-dependent ribonucleoside-diphosphate reductase, giving the protein MVRLGENARHVLERRYLLRDEGGQVIETPEAMFRRVAQAVAAAEAPAARALWAERFEARMAALELLPNSPTLMNAGRAHGQLAACFVLPVDDDLAAIFDALKWAALIHQSGGGTGFSFSRLRPRGDVVKTTHGVASGPVSFMRVYDAATEIIKQGGVRRGANMAVLAADHPDVLEFVDAKRAAGLENFNISVAAPDALFQAAARGEPWALRHPRGGAVVREVDAGALLERIAASAWASGEPGLVFLDRVEAANPTPDLGRFEAVNPCGEQPLLPFEACTLGSVNLARFERGGRVDHERLGACVREGVRLLDDVLEVNVWPLPQIAEISRRNRKIGLGVMGWADLLVALGIPYDAPEALALAGEVMGFVQREAHAASEALAAERGAFPGFASSAPARAGGRPRRNATVTTIAPTGTLAIIAGCSSGIEPLFALTYVRHALGDAALPEEHPALGRALLAAGAEAALPAVRAAGRARGVAGVPEAVARVFATAHDVAPEAHVRMQAAFQRHVDNGVSKTINLPRTATVEDVAGAYRLAFELGCKGITVYRDGSREKQVLVSGATRNGELCPQCEGPVSLSGGCRTCPRCGWGSCETTE